The following proteins are encoded in a genomic region of Paenibacillus sp. FSL R7-0273:
- a CDS encoding exo-rhamnogalacturonan lyase family protein produces MTALSSALPIRLHWLNQPAAAAGVTWGVPWTKGELNRDGLSALYLGSPDGNSRLPLQSRPAAYWPDGTIKWSFHSAVCPEGSAEGYTLERYAEPEALQYTAKVSVRETEEAYIVDTGIILCTVGKQGAGPISQIMRRMPEQAGSKHVNRGYSGDSKGVNAAEGLQDTAAGSRPLAYSLEEQEYLAGQLVCSGSGLVCLREQRDTLSGELTLRQERFTGVTKQAVLEESGPLRAVIRLDGRHRSRNGAGEWLPYTLRLYFYAGLESIRLVHTFHYDGNPQEDFIKGLGIEFKVPLSGPLYNRHIRFAGSEGLFSESPKTLHTRRTKGKYAELFAAQLEGRTLQFDPEEDAYFTGLLRDSAVWDSFRLVQDSSEHFAVHKRTGPDCVWIKGAEGRRAGGLGYVGSEGGGLAVGLKDFWQKHPSGLELSGASGDEAVLAVWFWSPEAPAMDLRHYDTKTHVESSYEGAEELRATPYGIANTNELTLWCTSGTPDSAGLQRIQQEAENPPLLVCEPEYYHRSRAFGLWSLPDRSTPAKAYLEERLDGIISFYQTEVEQRKWYGLWDYGDFMHSYDPVRHVWNYDLGGCAWQNAELVPNMWLWVSFLRTGRADIFRMAEAMTRHTSEVDVYHFGEYVGLGSRHNVVHWGCGCKEARIAMAGLHRYYYYLTGDERTGDIMDSVKDADYTTVTLDPMRAYFPKDEFPTHARVGPDWAAFSSNWMTRWERYEETAYRDKILTGIDCIKAANLRLISGPTYGYDPKTGILSPMGDDNWGRHLAICMGGPQVWFELALMLEDPVWEDMLAEFGVFYNLPQEEKDAYAGGAITGKLRFEHPVLSVAIAAYGAWYKDDRATADRCWSILLENPFGAVNLQEEQTLVTYLEELNEIGWMNTNEASQWSLNTIIALELIAEALPERDSVKGVKE; encoded by the coding sequence ATGACAGCCTTGTCTTCAGCCTTGCCGATCCGCTTACACTGGCTGAACCAGCCCGCCGCGGCTGCGGGAGTTACGTGGGGAGTTCCCTGGACCAAAGGAGAGCTGAACCGCGACGGGCTCTCTGCACTATATCTTGGCAGCCCGGACGGTAATTCCCGTCTGCCGCTGCAAAGCCGTCCGGCCGCCTATTGGCCGGACGGTACTATTAAGTGGTCATTTCATTCTGCGGTCTGTCCGGAAGGCAGTGCAGAAGGGTATACACTGGAACGTTATGCAGAGCCGGAAGCCCTCCAGTATACGGCAAAGGTATCCGTCCGTGAGACGGAGGAAGCTTACATTGTGGATACCGGCATCATTTTGTGCACTGTGGGCAAGCAGGGTGCGGGGCCAATCTCGCAGATAATGCGCCGGATGCCGGAGCAGGCAGGAAGTAAGCATGTGAATCGTGGATATTCCGGCGATTCGAAGGGTGTTAATGCAGCGGAAGGACTTCAGGATACAGCTGCGGGTTCAAGGCCGCTGGCCTACAGCTTAGAAGAGCAGGAGTACCTTGCCGGGCAGCTGGTATGCAGCGGGAGCGGGCTGGTCTGCCTCCGTGAGCAGCGTGACACGCTGAGCGGTGAGCTGACACTGCGTCAGGAACGTTTCACCGGCGTTACTAAGCAGGCAGTGCTGGAGGAATCAGGGCCGCTGCGCGCCGTGATCCGTCTGGACGGCAGGCACCGCAGCCGGAACGGGGCCGGGGAATGGCTTCCCTACACGCTGCGGCTGTATTTTTACGCCGGTCTTGAGTCCATCCGGCTCGTGCATACCTTTCATTATGACGGTAACCCGCAGGAGGATTTCATCAAGGGACTGGGTATCGAATTCAAGGTGCCGCTGAGCGGGCCGCTGTATAATCGGCATATCCGGTTCGCCGGCAGTGAAGGCCTCTTCAGTGAATCACCGAAGACGCTCCATACCCGCAGAACCAAAGGCAAATATGCGGAGCTGTTCGCTGCCCAGCTGGAAGGCCGCACTCTGCAGTTTGACCCGGAGGAGGATGCTTATTTTACCGGACTGCTGCGGGATTCGGCAGTATGGGACAGCTTCCGGCTTGTCCAGGATTCCTCGGAGCATTTTGCCGTCCATAAACGGACCGGACCAGACTGTGTCTGGATCAAGGGAGCCGAGGGACGGCGTGCCGGAGGGCTGGGCTATGTCGGCTCAGAGGGCGGCGGCCTGGCCGTCGGACTGAAGGATTTTTGGCAGAAGCACCCTTCGGGGCTTGAGCTGAGCGGTGCTTCCGGCGATGAAGCGGTGCTTGCCGTCTGGTTCTGGTCACCGGAGGCACCGGCAATGGATCTGCGCCACTATGATACCAAGACCCATGTGGAGTCCTCCTATGAAGGTGCAGAGGAGCTGCGGGCTACCCCGTACGGCATTGCCAACACCAATGAGCTGACCCTGTGGTGTACATCGGGGACACCGGATTCCGCCGGTCTGCAGCGGATACAGCAGGAGGCGGAGAATCCTCCGCTGCTCGTCTGTGAGCCGGAGTACTATCACCGCAGCCGGGCATTCGGGCTATGGAGTCTTCCTGACCGGAGCACACCCGCCAAGGCTTATCTGGAGGAGCGGCTGGACGGGATTATCTCCTTTTACCAGACAGAGGTTGAACAGCGGAAATGGTACGGCCTCTGGGATTACGGCGATTTCATGCACAGCTATGATCCGGTGCGTCATGTCTGGAACTACGATTTGGGCGGCTGCGCCTGGCAGAATGCAGAGCTGGTGCCGAATATGTGGCTGTGGGTGAGCTTTTTGCGGACCGGCCGTGCAGATATTTTCCGGATGGCAGAGGCAATGACCCGGCATACCAGCGAGGTGGACGTTTATCATTTCGGGGAGTATGTAGGCCTCGGCTCACGGCACAATGTCGTGCACTGGGGCTGCGGCTGCAAGGAAGCGCGGATCGCAATGGCCGGACTGCACCGTTATTACTATTATCTTACCGGTGATGAGCGGACCGGCGACATCATGGACAGTGTGAAGGATGCTGACTATACGACTGTAACACTGGACCCGATGCGGGCTTATTTTCCCAAGGATGAATTTCCGACACATGCCAGGGTTGGCCCGGATTGGGCGGCGTTCAGCTCTAACTGGATGACAAGGTGGGAACGTTACGAAGAAACGGCTTACCGCGACAAAATACTGACGGGTATAGACTGCATCAAGGCAGCTAATCTGCGGCTGATTTCCGGTCCAACCTACGGCTATGATCCCAAAACCGGCATCCTCAGCCCGATGGGCGATGACAACTGGGGACGGCATCTGGCAATCTGCATGGGCGGGCCGCAGGTATGGTTCGAGCTCGCCCTGATGCTGGAGGACCCGGTGTGGGAGGATATGCTGGCAGAATTCGGCGTCTTCTACAACCTGCCACAGGAGGAAAAGGATGCTTATGCGGGAGGGGCAATTACAGGCAAGCTGCGGTTTGAGCACCCTGTACTGAGTGTCGCTATTGCTGCTTACGGGGCATGGTACAAGGATGACCGGGCAACGGCTGACCGCTGCTGGAGCATCCTGCTGGAGAATCCTTTCGGGGCCGTCAATCTGCAGGAAGAGCAGACGCTGGTTACTTACCTGGAAGAGCTGAATGAAATCGGCTGGATGAATACGAACGAAGCCTCCCAATGGTCGCTCAATACGATTATTGCGCTGGAGCTGATTGCAGAGGCTCTGCCGGAGCGGGATTCCGTGAAGGGGGTAAAAGAATGA
- a CDS encoding DUF1961 family protein: MTAQQNAALIPEQWREIYRNTLAGPEQTAGFRLEGDGAVTFPMGRLRLESTRDASEGQKANVVFWCPEVFPADVAVAWKFRPLREPGLAILFFAAAGAGGKDLFDPSLPARTGEYDQYHHGEMNAFHISYFRRMWEEERSFHTCNLRKSYGFHLVAQGADPLPDVADMTAAYELLVVKRGSTVTFAINGLQLLHWTDDGSSYGPLLAGGRIGFRQMAPLIAEYSDLVVYAP, encoded by the coding sequence ATGACAGCTCAGCAGAACGCGGCGCTGATCCCGGAGCAGTGGCGGGAGATATACCGCAATACGCTGGCGGGCCCGGAGCAGACGGCCGGCTTCCGGCTGGAGGGGGACGGTGCCGTAACCTTTCCGATGGGCCGGCTGCGGCTGGAGAGCACCCGGGATGCTTCGGAGGGGCAGAAGGCGAATGTTGTGTTCTGGTGTCCGGAGGTGTTTCCGGCGGATGTGGCAGTGGCGTGGAAATTCCGGCCGCTGCGCGAGCCTGGACTGGCCATTCTGTTCTTCGCTGCCGCCGGTGCCGGGGGGAAAGACCTGTTCGACCCGTCGCTGCCCGCACGTACAGGGGAATATGACCAGTATCATCATGGGGAGATGAACGCTTTTCACATCTCGTATTTCCGGCGGATGTGGGAGGAGGAGCGCTCCTTTCACACCTGCAACCTGCGCAAGAGCTACGGCTTCCATCTGGTCGCGCAGGGGGCTGATCCGCTGCCGGATGTGGCCGATATGACTGCTGCCTATGAGCTGCTGGTGGTTAAGCGGGGGTCTACAGTAACCTTTGCAATTAACGGGCTTCAGCTGCTGCATTGGACCGATGACGGCTCGTCCTATGGTCCGCTGCTGGCCGGCGGCCGGATCGGCTTCCGCCAGATGGCACCGCTGATTGCAGAGTACAGTGATCTGGTTGTGTACGCGCCATGA
- a CDS encoding polysaccharide deacetylase family protein → MPGVYYCYPQGRHKALTMSYDDGRRADERLVGLFNKYGIKGTFHLNSGLLGEGDRITAEEVPHLYKGHEVSAHTRRHPTMARCPQEYIVEEIIEDRKVLEALLRQPVRGMSYPNGSYTAEIKKLLPHLGIEYARTVQSTGGFGLPEDWLEWPATCHHNRNLLEHGENFIALHKRQYLYLMYVWGHSYEFDNDNNWELMEQFCAMAGGRDDIWYATNLEFVQYMKASRSLIFSASRDFVYNPNAAAVWLEVDGQIVEVPGGQTVDLG, encoded by the coding sequence ATGCCTGGAGTGTATTACTGCTATCCGCAAGGCCGGCACAAGGCGCTGACAATGAGCTATGACGACGGCAGACGGGCGGATGAGCGGCTGGTTGGCCTGTTTAACAAATATGGGATTAAAGGAACCTTCCACTTGAATTCCGGTCTGCTGGGTGAAGGCGACCGGATTACGGCAGAGGAGGTGCCTCATCTGTATAAGGGCCATGAAGTCAGCGCCCATACGCGGCGGCATCCGACGATGGCCCGCTGTCCGCAGGAATATATCGTCGAAGAGATTATAGAGGACCGCAAGGTGCTGGAGGCGCTGCTCCGCCAGCCGGTCCGCGGGATGTCATACCCGAACGGATCGTATACGGCCGAGATCAAAAAGCTGCTGCCGCATCTTGGCATCGAGTATGCCCGGACCGTGCAGAGCACCGGCGGCTTCGGCCTGCCGGAGGATTGGCTGGAATGGCCGGCGACCTGCCATCACAACAGGAATCTGCTTGAGCACGGGGAGAATTTTATCGCCCTGCACAAACGGCAGTACCTGTATCTGATGTATGTGTGGGGCCACAGCTATGAGTTCGACAACGACAATAACTGGGAGCTGATGGAGCAATTCTGCGCCATGGCCGGCGGACGGGATGACATCTGGTACGCTACTAATCTGGAGTTTGTCCAATATATGAAGGCCAGCCGGAGTCTGATTTTTTCGGCCAGCCGGGATTTTGTATACAATCCGAACGCTGCCGCAGTCTGGCTGGAGGTTGACGGTCAAATCGTTGAAGTGCCGGGCGGGCAGACGGTGGACTTGGGTTAA
- a CDS encoding MATE family efflux transporter codes for MQLQAQIRSKKWLEKYLSGEGMDYRQIIALFLPILIDQAFIIGLNLVNTAMISSSGMAAVSAVNMVDSLNIFLINVFVAIATGGTVVVAQYKGSGNDRMVSQATAGSVTSVSLIAVGIGLLLMAFHSPILNLLFGSASAEVLDNARVYMIGSSISYLGIAVVQAVCGALRGVGRTRASLILSLIMNLLYVILNIVFINFLHMGVLGMTLAVNIARYTGMICALVYLFKVDTVLRVRVRDLFHIRVSMLRKIMFIGVPFAAEQMFFNGGKLLTQIFIVSLGTYAIATNAIAGSLAMVFQIPASALSLTIVTVVGQSIGRGNIADARKFIKSFLWIGSGSLALIALILMPLFHPLVSIFSPPPEIIDDLFIVLLVNAIAQVPLWAVSFILPSALRAAGDSRFTSITSMLTMWLFRVVFGYILGIMLGFGVLGVWIAMNSEWAVRGAVFLWRFKGKKWFAHKLI; via the coding sequence ATGCAGCTTCAGGCTCAAATCCGCAGTAAAAAATGGCTGGAAAAATACCTGTCCGGTGAAGGAATGGATTACCGGCAAATTATCGCTTTGTTTCTTCCGATATTGATTGACCAGGCCTTTATTATCGGGCTTAATCTGGTAAATACGGCGATGATCAGCTCGTCCGGGATGGCGGCTGTCAGCGCAGTGAATATGGTCGATTCGCTGAATATTTTTCTGATCAACGTATTCGTGGCCATTGCGACGGGCGGAACCGTGGTGGTTGCACAGTATAAAGGCAGCGGAAATGACCGGATGGTCTCACAGGCTACAGCCGGTTCAGTCACTTCGGTGTCGCTGATCGCCGTGGGCATCGGTCTTCTGCTCATGGCGTTCCATTCACCTATATTGAATCTTTTATTCGGGTCAGCCTCTGCAGAGGTGCTGGACAATGCCCGGGTCTATATGATCGGCAGCAGCATCTCCTATCTCGGGATTGCGGTGGTTCAGGCAGTCTGCGGGGCGCTGCGCGGTGTCGGCCGGACACGGGCTTCCCTGATCCTGTCGCTTATCATGAACCTTTTGTATGTAATTCTGAACATTGTTTTCATTAATTTTCTGCATATGGGTGTGCTGGGCATGACGCTGGCGGTTAACATCGCGCGGTATACCGGCATGATCTGTGCTCTAGTGTACCTGTTCAAGGTTGACACTGTGCTGCGTGTACGTGTTCGCGACCTGTTCCATATTCGGGTTAGCATGCTGCGCAAAATTATGTTCATCGGCGTACCGTTTGCCGCGGAGCAGATGTTCTTTAACGGCGGGAAGCTGCTGACCCAGATCTTCATTGTCAGCCTGGGCACGTATGCTATCGCAACCAATGCCATCGCCGGCTCATTAGCTATGGTGTTCCAGATTCCGGCCAGTGCGCTGTCGCTGACCATTGTGACGGTAGTCGGCCAAAGCATCGGGAGAGGGAATATCGCTGATGCCAGAAAGTTCATCAAATCCTTCCTCTGGATCGGTTCCGGCTCTCTGGCCCTGATTGCGCTGATCCTAATGCCGTTGTTCCATCCGCTGGTGTCGATATTTTCGCCGCCTCCGGAAATTATCGATGATTTATTTATAGTGCTGCTGGTCAATGCCATTGCCCAGGTTCCGCTGTGGGCGGTCAGCTTTATTTTGCCGTCGGCACTGCGGGCAGCAGGGGATTCAAGGTTCACCTCCATTACTTCAATGCTGACAATGTGGCTGTTCCGGGTGGTTTTCGGCTACATTCTGGGAATTATGCTCGGCTTCGGTGTGCTTGGCGTCTGGATCGCGATGAACAGCGAGTGGGCTGTGCGCGGGGCGGTATTTCTATGGCGATTTAAAGGTAAGAAATGGTTTGCACACAAGCTGATTTAA
- a CDS encoding ABC transporter substrate-binding protein — translation MRFTASIKKTLGSGTLAILLMAVIAGCSGQNNTPAASESAQPSASQAADAGNSTSEPAAGGTFVYGRPAAVTSFDLHNQITSNNAFAIDKVFESLVAFNSEGEIVDWLAASHTISEDGLTYTFVLRDGLKFSDGNAVTAKDAVFSLERHLKVGGPLAIAAKVESVTAQDDKTLVIKLQEPYTPFISELSNFSNGVIPANFGGVTEEEFFKKPIGTGPFAIEAWDPAGDVTFVKNTNYWQEGKPAIDKLVYKLIEDDSQAINQLKAGEVNAVEALALQNAEELKNGADTAVVTNGSWVTEQLFFNTLDEHFKDVHVRRALALALDREGLTKALTFGYAQAANSLLPTTIPYNANDTIKALGYDVEAAKAELAKSAFPDGFSTKLLIASGNSTRAQEAQIIQAAGQAIGIKIEIESIELASFRERFFAYDFSAMLNSGQADSPEANSILAFQTDPEGFSKSYWTHYTNDEVTKLLYEGQKTADGDARAGIYTKLLQTLADEVPYIPLYYPDILIGARSSVEGLTVLPNGSVRFEDVRIGQ, via the coding sequence ATGCGATTTACAGCTTCTATCAAGAAAACATTAGGGTCAGGAACACTGGCAATTCTATTAATGGCGGTGATTGCCGGCTGCTCCGGACAGAATAATACACCTGCAGCCAGTGAATCAGCCCAGCCAAGCGCGAGCCAGGCGGCAGATGCGGGCAACAGTACCAGTGAGCCGGCGGCGGGAGGAACCTTTGTCTATGGACGGCCTGCTGCGGTAACCTCGTTTGATTTGCATAATCAGATCACCTCAAATAATGCGTTTGCGATTGATAAGGTTTTTGAATCCCTGGTTGCTTTTAACAGTGAGGGTGAAATTGTGGACTGGCTGGCTGCCTCCCATACCATCAGTGAAGACGGCTTGACCTATACCTTTGTGCTGCGTGATGGTCTGAAGTTCTCTGACGGCAACGCAGTTACAGCCAAGGATGCTGTATTCTCGCTGGAGCGTCACCTGAAGGTCGGCGGTCCGCTGGCGATTGCAGCCAAGGTGGAAAGTGTAACTGCACAGGATGACAAGACGCTTGTAATCAAGCTCCAGGAGCCTTATACACCTTTCATCTCCGAGCTGTCTAACTTCTCCAACGGCGTTATCCCGGCAAATTTCGGCGGGGTAACCGAGGAAGAATTCTTCAAAAAGCCAATCGGCACCGGCCCGTTTGCCATTGAAGCCTGGGACCCTGCGGGTGATGTGACGTTCGTCAAGAACACAAACTACTGGCAGGAAGGCAAGCCGGCCATCGATAAGCTCGTCTATAAGCTGATCGAAGACGACAGCCAGGCAATCAACCAGCTTAAGGCCGGAGAGGTTAACGCGGTTGAGGCACTTGCCCTGCAGAATGCTGAAGAGCTGAAGAATGGCGCAGATACCGCTGTAGTAACCAACGGCAGTTGGGTAACAGAGCAGCTGTTCTTCAATACGCTGGATGAGCATTTCAAGGATGTGCATGTCCGCCGCGCGCTTGCACTGGCACTGGACCGTGAAGGCCTGACCAAGGCGCTGACCTTCGGTTACGCCCAGGCTGCTAACTCACTGCTGCCGACGACTATTCCTTATAATGCGAATGATACGATCAAAGCACTGGGATATGATGTTGAAGCTGCCAAAGCTGAGCTGGCGAAGTCCGCTTTCCCTGACGGGTTCAGCACCAAGCTGCTGATTGCCTCAGGCAACAGCACAAGAGCCCAGGAAGCGCAGATTATTCAAGCGGCAGGCCAGGCAATCGGCATCAAAATTGAGATCGAATCCATTGAGCTGGCTTCCTTCCGTGAACGGTTCTTCGCTTATGATTTCTCCGCCATGCTGAACAGCGGCCAGGCGGATTCTCCGGAAGCGAACTCGATTCTGGCTTTCCAGACCGATCCGGAAGGCTTCAGCAAATCGTACTGGACGCATTATACCAATGATGAAGTAACCAAGCTGCTGTATGAAGGACAAAAAACGGCAGACGGTGATGCGCGGGCCGGGATTTACACTAAGCTCCTGCAGACACTGGCTGATGAAGTGCCTTACATTCCGCTTTACTACCCTGACATTTTGATCGGCGCCCGTTCTTCTGTAGAAGGGCTTACCGTATTGCCTAACGGCAGCGTCCGCTTTGAAGATGTGCGGATTGGTCAATGA
- a CDS encoding ABC transporter permease, producing the protein MMMPGKLQSSAAGNRRSYRWLTAALIRAAVVILCVMTAVFFLIRIVPGDPAKMILGEYSTPEAIAAMHHTLGLDLPLWEQFIRFVKLLFTSGDTGNSIISGTSTRVLIAERAPVTMLLIAMACVIAVVAALLLATVAATNKDKLADHLIRIFPAITLGMPIFWVGILFIMLLSVRLRWFPVGGVGEGWSGMLYSLTLPAVTVAFSQIPTLVRSLRAQMLEVLESDFVVTLRAARIPGRVILFKHVLRNSALPTLMLLGVNISYLIGGTLVVEQVFGIKGIGSLLFTSISNRDFPVIQGIALYCAVSVVIISLVVEILAKWLDPRTKGTR; encoded by the coding sequence ATGATGATGCCGGGTAAGCTGCAAAGCTCTGCGGCAGGTAACCGTAGATCCTACAGATGGCTGACGGCGGCTCTAATTAGAGCCGCCGTCGTTATCCTCTGTGTGATGACCGCTGTCTTTTTTCTGATCCGTATCGTTCCCGGTGATCCCGCAAAAATGATTCTGGGTGAATACAGCACACCGGAGGCGATCGCCGCCATGCATCATACCCTCGGACTTGATCTTCCGCTGTGGGAGCAGTTCATCCGGTTCGTGAAGCTGCTGTTCACCTCCGGGGATACCGGCAATTCCATTATCTCGGGAACCTCAACCAGGGTGCTGATTGCCGAACGGGCTCCGGTGACTATGCTGCTGATTGCAATGGCCTGTGTCATCGCGGTAGTGGCTGCCCTCCTGCTTGCTACGGTCGCGGCTACGAATAAGGACAAGCTGGCGGATCATCTGATCCGTATTTTTCCTGCGATTACTCTGGGTATGCCAATCTTCTGGGTTGGCATCCTTTTCATTATGCTGCTTAGTGTCCGGCTCCGCTGGTTCCCTGTCGGCGGTGTGGGCGAAGGCTGGTCCGGCATGCTGTACAGCCTGACGCTTCCGGCGGTTACGGTCGCTTTTTCCCAGATTCCAACGCTTGTCCGCTCTTTAAGGGCGCAGATGCTGGAGGTGCTGGAATCCGACTTCGTGGTTACCTTGAGAGCTGCGCGTATTCCCGGCCGGGTTATTCTTTTTAAGCATGTGCTGCGTAATTCGGCATTGCCGACGCTTATGCTGCTGGGTGTCAATATCTCCTATCTGATCGGCGGTACGCTGGTTGTTGAGCAGGTGTTCGGCATCAAGGGCATCGGCAGCCTGCTGTTTACTTCCATTTCAAACCGGGATTTTCCGGTCATTCAGGGAATTGCGCTATATTGTGCGGTTTCTGTGGTGATTATCAGCCTTGTGGTTGAGATTCTGGCCAAGTGGCTGGATCCCCGGACGAAAGGAACACGATGA
- a CDS encoding ABC transporter permease, with amino-acid sequence MKTTTFYPELQTDGARTSLIRRILNTPSLLAGGIMFAVLILLAVFIPYISPYDPTEQNLSAFLQPPSAEHWLGTDQLGRDLFTRLIYAARTDLTIMVLAEIIPFCTGIFLGMVAGYYGKWADNVITLITDTFIAFPFYLIVIIVAFASGAGQRGIYITFILVGWIVFARVVRGLSASFREQEWIASAQTLGLSGPRIILRHLLPNVLPQAVVVLMTDMVGLLVAIVTLGYLGIGIAPPTPDWGTMIADGQSFISTAWWLSAVPGFAVVYTGIALSLVGDGLADLWRKK; translated from the coding sequence ATGAAAACGACAACCTTTTACCCTGAACTGCAGACGGACGGAGCCAGGACTTCTCTGATCCGCCGGATTCTGAATACTCCGTCACTGCTGGCAGGAGGCATTATGTTCGCTGTGCTGATCCTGCTGGCTGTTTTCATTCCGTACATCAGCCCTTATGATCCGACTGAGCAGAATTTAAGCGCGTTTTTGCAGCCGCCGTCCGCTGAGCACTGGCTTGGAACTGACCAGCTGGGGCGTGACCTGTTCACCAGACTGATCTACGCTGCCCGGACGGACCTGACCATTATGGTGCTGGCGGAGATTATCCCGTTTTGTACCGGTATTTTTCTGGGAATGGTGGCAGGCTATTATGGAAAATGGGCCGATAATGTCATTACTCTGATTACGGACACGTTTATTGCCTTTCCCTTTTATCTGATTGTCATTATTGTGGCCTTTGCCAGCGGGGCGGGCCAGCGCGGAATTTACATCACCTTTATCCTTGTCGGCTGGATTGTGTTCGCCCGGGTGGTCCGCGGGCTTAGCGCCTCATTCCGAGAACAGGAGTGGATTGCTTCAGCCCAGACGCTCGGGTTGTCCGGCCCCCGCATTATTCTGCGGCATCTGCTGCCGAATGTGCTGCCCCAGGCAGTGGTCGTGCTGATGACGGATATGGTCGGCCTGCTGGTCGCGATTGTTACACTAGGCTATCTGGGCATTGGTATTGCCCCGCCGACTCCCGACTGGGGAACGATGATTGCGGACGGGCAGTCCTTTATCTCGACAGCCTGGTGGCTCTCGGCGGTGCCTGGCTTCGCCGTGGTATACACGGGAATTGCCTTGTCGCTGGTGGGCGACGGGCTGGCAGATCTATGGAGGAAAAAATAA
- a CDS encoding ABC transporter ATP-binding protein, with amino-acid sequence MATTPVLEIEALTLTAKSQEVLVKDVSFSLQQGESLGLVGESGSGKSLTLRAVLGLLPRGVEQTGGVIRSGADSAMVFQDPRGALDPLCPVVKQVAEVVYYRQRLSRKASRATALELLHMLGLPDSLGEADRYPGQLSGGQCQRIVIAMALACKPGILLCDEPTTALDVTVQRQIMETVGRLQQELGFAMIFVTHNLAVAAAMCSRLAVMKKGEIVEHGNILSVLQNPQNPYTQMLIHSVLPVPELAPEGSGALWT; translated from the coding sequence ATGGCTACAACACCTGTTTTGGAAATAGAGGCATTGACGCTGACTGCCAAATCGCAGGAGGTGCTGGTGAAGGACGTCAGCTTCTCACTGCAGCAGGGCGAGAGTCTGGGCCTGGTCGGCGAATCGGGCTCCGGCAAATCGCTTACGCTGCGGGCGGTGCTTGGCCTGCTTCCGCGCGGCGTCGAGCAGACTGGCGGAGTAATCCGGAGTGGGGCTGACAGTGCCATGGTGTTCCAGGACCCCAGAGGGGCGCTGGACCCGCTCTGTCCGGTGGTCAAGCAGGTAGCGGAGGTCGTGTATTACAGACAGCGCCTCAGCCGCAAAGCTTCGCGCGCTACGGCGCTGGAACTGCTGCATATGCTTGGTCTGCCGGATTCGCTGGGTGAGGCGGACCGTTATCCCGGCCAGCTCTCCGGCGGCCAGTGCCAGCGGATTGTCATTGCAATGGCTCTTGCCTGCAAGCCTGGCATTCTGCTCTGTGACGAGCCGACCACGGCGCTGGATGTTACGGTGCAGAGGCAGATCATGGAGACTGTGGGCCGGCTGCAGCAGGAGCTGGGCTTTGCGATGATTTTTGTAACCCATAATCTGGCGGTTGCTGCTGCGATGTGCTCCAGGCTGGCCGTGATGAAAAAAGGCGAAATCGTGGAGCACGGTAATATACTGAGTGTTCTGCAGAATCCGCAAAATCCATATACACAGATGCTGATTCACTCGGTGCTGCCTGTGCCGGAGCTTGCACCTGAAGGGAGCGGTGCTTTATGGACTTGA
- a CDS encoding ABC transporter ATP-binding protein: MDLSLQVNNVTVRYGGFTALDNIRLDVEQHTTLGLVGESGSGKSTLARVIAGLIIPDQGQLLLGTEPLSRKRTREQRKSIQMIFQNPDASLNPKHSIRQILAEALLFHKIVSRAEVEKRSRQLLERVQLEGKALDKYPHEFSGGQRQRIAIARALSVEPSLLIADEPTSALDVSVQLSVLELLGALKSELNLTMLFISHDLGVIHAVSDKVAVMRQGQLVEISPRDSFFARPEAAYSRELLSAVPQMPTMKPSGGLHEPRN; the protein is encoded by the coding sequence ATGGACTTGAGCCTGCAGGTTAACAATGTGACCGTACGTTACGGCGGATTTACGGCGCTGGACAATATCAGGCTTGATGTGGAGCAGCACACCACCCTTGGTCTTGTAGGAGAATCGGGATCAGGCAAATCTACCCTTGCGCGGGTAATTGCCGGTTTGATTATCCCGGATCAGGGGCAGCTTTTGCTGGGGACAGAGCCGCTCTCAAGGAAACGGACCCGTGAACAGCGCAAAAGCATCCAGATGATCTTTCAGAATCCGGATGCCTCGCTGAATCCGAAGCATTCCATTCGGCAGATTCTGGCCGAAGCGCTGCTGTTCCACAAAATTGTGAGCCGCGCGGAGGTGGAGAAGAGATCCAGGCAGCTACTGGAACGTGTGCAGCTTGAGGGGAAAGCATTGGATAAATACCCTCATGAATTCTCTGGCGGCCAGCGCCAGCGGATCGCCATTGCCCGTGCGCTAAGCGTAGAGCCCAGCCTGCTGATTGCCGACGAGCCGACGAGTGCCCTGGACGTATCAGTACAGCTTAGTGTGCTGGAGCTGCTTGGCGCGCTCAAGTCTGAGCTAAATCTGACGATGCTGTTTATTTCCCATGATTTGGGCGTAATACATGCTGTAAGTGATAAGGTTGCCGTCATGCGGCAGGGCCAACTGGTTGAGATTAGCCCGCGTGACAGCTTCTTTGCCCGTCCGGAGGCGGCTTACAGCCGTGAGCTGCTGTCCGCGGTTCCCCAAATGCCAACTATGAAACCATCAGGAGGACTACATGAGCCAAGAAATTAA